DNA from Acetobacter aceti NBRC 14818:
GCAAACGGAAAGTTCTCTGAGCTGTATGGTGCTCCGGCCGCCCTTGATCTGGCGGCTGTGGCCAATCTTCCGGAACAGAGCGTGCGCGTCAGCCGTCTGACGGCGAACGCCAAGGGCGAATCCCTAAAACTTGAAGCGCCTGTCAAGGTTTCTTACGGCAAGACATTGGGTGTTGACCGCCTTCGCGCCACGGTCGCGCCTCCGGGCGTGGCTCCGGCCAGCATCGATATTGCCGGCACAGCCAAACCCGCGCTGAATCTGACAGCAACAATCAGGAACGTGACACCTGCGTTGGCCAAGCCTTTCGCGCCAATGCTGCACGCAACCGGCACCCTGTCCGCCGACGCCAAGGTGACGGGAACGCTCGGGGCTCCCCGCGGCTCTGTGCGTCTCGACGGGCATGGTCTGCGGATGCTGTCAGGTGACGCGGCTTCGCTGCCGCCTGCTGAAATCGCGGCAACAGCCGATCTGGCAGGCGCGACCGCACGCCTGAACGCCCATGCCAGCGCCGGTCCGAAGGTCAATCTGTCAGCGGACGGTACCGTGCCGACATCCAGCACCGGGCCGATTAATCTGCACACGCGCGGCAATCTGGATCTGTCCCTCGCCAACGCCATGCTGGGCGCAAGCGGACGGCAGGCGCTGGGGATGGTCAATTTCGACATGACCGTAGGTGGCACCGCTGCCCATCCGGCAGCGCGTGGTTCACTGACGTTGCACAAGGGCGATATTCAGGACTTCTCGCAGGGGCTGCATCTTTCGGATATCGAAGCTAATGTGCTTGCTGAGAATGATCGATTGGTCATCCAGTCCTTCACCGCGCAGGCAGGCAAGGGCACGATGGCCCTGAACGGCACGGTTGGCGTGTTCGCGCCCGGTATGCCGGTCGATCTGCATCTCACCGCGAACAAAGCACAGCCGATTGCCAGTGATCTCCTGACGGCCCTCATGGATGCCGACATTAACGTCAAGGGGCAGGCCGACACGCGCATCGACGTTGTGGGAAACGTCAAGTTGCCGCATGTAGAAATCAATATTCCCAACTCCATGCCGAGTTCGGTCGCCACGCTGAACGTGATCCGTCCCGGCGACAAGCCACCGGAGACCGACAAGAAAGCCACGGAACGCGTTATCGGTCTGGACCTGAAACTGAATTCGCCGGGTGAGTTCTTTGTGCGTGGTCACGGTCTGGATGCGGAAATGGCCGGACTGCTCAGCGTGAAGGGAACGGCGGCGCAGCCGATTGTGGAAGGCGGCTTCAACATGAAGCGCGGCCTGTTCAGTCTTGGTGGTATTACGCTGAACTTTACAAAAGGTCGTGTTGGGTTTGACGGCACGGGCGTGACTCACAAACTCGACCCGACGCTGGACTTTGTCGCGGAGCGTAGTGTCAGCGGCCAGACGGCCATGCTGAAGGTAGGCGGTTACGCCAGCGATCCGAAGATCACCTTTGAATCCATTCCGTCCCTGCCACAGGATCAGATTCTGGCGATGCTTCTGTTCGGAACGGACTCGCATTCGCTGTCCACCACGCAGATGGCCGAACTTGGCGCGGCTCTGGCGACCATCGCGGGCGGCGCTGGCTTTGACCCACTCGGAACCGTCCGCAAAACCCTCGGTCTGGATCGTCTCGCCATCGGTGGCGGTTCAGGCGTCGGCAATGGCGGCGCCAGTGTCGAGGCAGGCAAGTATGTAATGAAAGGCGTCTATGTCGGCGCCAAGCAGGCGACCTCCGGCAGCGGCACGCAGGCGCAGGTGCAGGTCGATCTGACCAAGCACCTGAAACTCAATACAACAGTCGGCACAGGCGGAAACGTGACGGGCTTTACGACGCCAGAGAATGATCCGGGGAGTAGTGTGGGGGTGTTGTGGCAGTATCGGTATTGAGGAGGATGTCTGCTTTGCGGGGTGAGCGGAATGTCTGCTTCAACAACGAACGTCCAATGCGTCGCCGAAATATTGGACAAAATTCCTGGATGATTTATTGCTGGACAGCGAACCATATCTGTGCGCACAATGCGCACGTCGAGAGCAAAAAAGCTCAGGCAATCGAGAGGAGTAACTTTTGATGATGACAAAACAGGAATTCGCTGAAGCGCTCACGGCTCTTCATTGGTCACAGCGTGGTCTGGCAGAGATTTTAAACACTCATCCGACAACTGTCCGTCGATGGGCAAATGGACAGCAGGATCTACCTGATGCGGTTACGCAATGGTTAAATGAACTCAAACGAGTTCTCGTCGAGAAGCCCCGCCCAAGCGGATGGGAAATACCCAATAACAGTGTTGAAAATGATGATTTTTTGACTGCGGTAATTCCTAAATATACCGAATCTTTGGTGGGATGGTTTAAATTTGTATCACGAAAAAACGGATTACATGTTCATGATTTTCCGGAAATTTCCGACGTAGTTCTTCGCATAGAAAATTCCA
Protein-coding regions in this window:
- a CDS encoding helix-turn-helix domain-containing protein, encoding MMTKQEFAEALTALHWSQRGLAEILNTHPTTVRRWANGQQDLPDAVTQWLNELKRVLVEKPRPSGWEIPNNSVENDDFLTAVIPKYTESLVGWFKFVSRKNGLHVHDFPEISDVVLRIENSKNSILELSHPHVDSEKRIATYWLKPPLSNSHGSSCIILRPEGASLNWYEWVLRTVDADGDTDEQDRVCDYFLPPEKRREYLINFINEIFSVNGI